One Mercenaria mercenaria strain notata chromosome 12, MADL_Memer_1, whole genome shotgun sequence DNA segment encodes these proteins:
- the LOC123535287 gene encoding sodium- and chloride-dependent glycine transporter 2-like, translating into MDCCVCTSVLHYPTLFWCAHLTLASYRDRRYENVVRDAVVICTAIAGSSLLFLLMFSSIIGHLAMLRDVSVESLMRAIQIDMFIMFKEVPETLLALPLSTMWSIFYFLMLALMAFDTMLLLLESIVTAIIDEWPSLRKRKLVALAVVVISFICSLPTTTCGGVYLMRFLDTYCSQLSIFLLAVLQVIAVGVYRRAQTNVQSRFIQCVTLACFSVEVFFLIGMFAVLMLLGVTPWYGEYVYPKWSLILGQILGFCPALCVFLYCGYFLRRLCFR; encoded by the exons ATGGATTGCTGCGTCTGCACAAGTGTTTTACACTATCCAACCTTGTTTTGGTGTGCACATCTCACATTGGCAAGCTATAGAGACAGACGCTATGAAAACGTTGTCAG GGACGCTGTTGTAATTTGTACCGCAATAGCGGGGTCGAGTCTGTTATTTCTGCTGATGTTTTCTTCTATTATCGGACACTTGGCGATGTTGCGAGACGTATCAGTTGAGTCTTTGATGCGAGCAATACAAATAG ATATGTTTATAATGTTCAAAGAAGTGCCCGAAACTCTCTTAGCATTGCCGTTATCAACGATGTGGAGTATCTTCTATTTCTTAATGCTGGCCTTGATGGCGTTTGATACAATG TTACTTTTGCTGGAAAGTATTGTTACTGCAATTATTGATGAATGGCCATCTCTCAGAAAAAGGAAGCTTGTAGCCCTTGCGGTTGTAGTCATCTCATTTATCTGTTCTCTTCCAACAACAACATGC gGTGGTGTGTACTTGATGAGGTTTTTAGATACATATTGCAGTCAACTTTCGATTTTTCTCCTAGCTGTCCTGCAGGTGATTGCTGTCGGAGTATACC GTAGAGCACAGACAAATGTCCAGTCTCGTTTCATACAGTGCGTAACGTTGGCCTGTTTCAGCGTTGAAGTGTTCTTTCTTATA GGTATGTTTGCTGTGTTGATGCTACTTGGAGTAACACCGTGGTACGGCGAGTATGTGTACCCAAAGTGGTCTCTTATTCTTGGGCAAATCTTAGGATTTTGCCCAGCCTTGTGTGTTTTTCTATACTGTGGTTATTTTCTTCGGAGACTCTGTTTTCGATAA